A part of Bubalus bubalis isolate 160015118507 breed Murrah chromosome 6, NDDB_SH_1, whole genome shotgun sequence genomic DNA contains:
- the KCNJ10 gene encoding ATP-sensitive inward rectifier potassium channel 10 — translation MTSVAKVYYSQTTQTESRPLMGPGIRRRRVLTKDGRSNVRMEHIADKRFLYLKDLWTTFIDMQWRYKLLLFSATFAGTWFLFGVVWYLVAVAHGDLLELGPPANHTPCVVQVHTLTGAFLFSLESQTTIGYGFRYISEECPLAIVLLIAQLVLTTILEIFITGTFLAKIARPKKRAETIRFSQHAVVAAHNGKPCLMIRVANMRKSLLIGCQVTGKLLQTHQTKEGENIRLNQVNVTFQVDTASDSPFLILPLTFYHVVDETSPLKDLPLRSGEGDFELVLILSGTVESTSATCQVRTSYLPEEILWGYEFIPAISLSANGKYIADFSLFDQVVKVASPSGLRDSTVRYGDPEKLRLEESLREQAEKEGSAVSVRISNV, via the coding sequence ATGACTTCGGTTGCCAAGGTGTATTACAGCCAGACCACTCAGACGGAAAGCCGGCCCCTAATGGGCCCAGGGATCCGGAGGAGGAGAGTCCTCACTAAAGATGGCCGCAGCAACGTGAGAATGGAGCACATCGCTGACAAGCGCTTCCTCTACCTCAAGGACCTGTGGACCACCTTCATTGACATGCAGTGGCGCTACAAGCTGCTGCTCTTCTCTGCCACCTTCGCAGGCACCTGGTTCCTCTTTGGTGTAGTGTGGTATCTGGTAGCCGTGGCCCACGGGGACCTGCTGGAGCTGGGCCCCCCGGCCAACCACACCCCCTGTGTGGTACAGGTGCATACACTCACCGGggccttcctcttctcccttgaGTCCCAGACCACCATTGGCTATGGCTTCCGCTACATCAGTGAGGAGTGCCCACTGGCCATCGTGCTTCTTATTGCCCAGCTGGTGCTCACTACCATCCTGGAAATCTTCATCACAGGTACCTTCCTGGCAAAGATTGCCCGGCCCAAGAAGCGGGCGGAGACCATCCGTTTCAGCCAGCACGCAGTCGTAGCCGCTCACAATGGGAAGCCCTGCCTTATGATCCGAGTGGCCAACATGCGTAAGAGCCTCCTCATTGGCTGCCAGGTGACAGGCAAACTGCTTCAGACCCACCAGACCAAGGAGGGTGAGAACATCCGCCTCAACCAGGTCAATGTGACTTTCCAAGTGGATACAGCCTCTGACAGCCCCTTCCTCATCCTCCCCCTTACTTTCTACCACGTGGTAGATGAGACCAGTCCCTTGAAAGACCTCCCCCTCCGCAGTGGTGAGGGCGACTTTGAGCTGGTGCTGATCCTAAGTGGGACAGTGGAATCCACCAGTGCCACCTGCCAGGTGCGCACTTCCTACCTGCCGGAGGAGATCCTTTGGGGCTATGAGTTCATACCCGCCATCTCGCTGTCAGCCAATGGCAAATACATAGCAGACTTCAGCCTTTTTGACCAAGTGGTGAAAGTAGCCTCTCCAAGCGGCCTCCGTGACAGCACTGTACGCTATGGAGACCCTGAAAAGCTCAGGTTGGAGGAGTCGCTAAGGGAGCAGGCTGAGAAGGAGGGCAGTGCCGTTAGTGTGCGCATCAGCAATGTCTGA